CAGATCGAGCGCGCCGCGCGACATCGGCACGTACAGCGGCTCGCGGATCAGGCTCGACCAATCGTCGGGGTAGGGGGCATCGGTCGCGATGATCTTGAACACGTCGCGCAAGTGAATCATGCCGATGATCGTATCGAGCTCGCCGCGATAGACCGGCAGGCGGCTGTGCGTCGCGCCGGCGAAGATCTTCACCAGATCGGCAAAGCTGGTGCGTTCCTCGACCGCGACGATATCGGCCCGCGGCACGCCGACGTCACCCGCGTCACGCTCGCCGAAATGGAGCAGATTGCGCACCATCGTGCGCTCGAGCGGGGAAAGGTCGCCCTTATTGTCGGGCGCGGGGTCGTCCTCATGCGCGTCGATCGCGTCTTCGAGCGTGGCGCGGAGCGAATCATCCTGCGCGCCGCCCGAAATCCAGCTGCGGAAACTGCGCCAGATGCTGGTTTCACTGTGCTGGGCACCGCCAAGATGGCTGGCGGTGCCGCTGGTACTGTGTCCTTCGGACATGGCGGGCGTTCAATCCTCTTCGAGCAAATACGGGTCGGCCAGACCGAGGGCGGCAAGGGCGTCGATCTCGATCGCCTCCATCGCCTCGGCTTCCATCCCGACCATATGATCATACCCTAGCAAATGCAGCGTGCCATGCACGATCAAATGCGTGGCGTGATCGTGCAGCGTGATGCCTTTCTCTGCCGCCTCGCGCGCGCAGGTCTCGAACGCGAGTACGATGTCGCCGAGCAGCACTTCGCCATCGTCGCTATTCTGGCCGATCGTGTCGAGCAGATCGGCCTGCACCATCGGGAAGGACAGCACGTTGGTCGGCTTGTCCTTCTGCCGATATTGCGCGTTGAGCGTCTGCACTTCGGCATCGTCGGTCAGCCGGATCGAGATTTCGACCGAGGCCGGGCCGGTGGCGAGTTCGCCGTGCGGGGTGCGGCTGATCGCGGCGGTCGCGGCGCGGGTGGCGAGGGTGTCCCAGTCGTGAGGGGGCCAGATGTCTTCTTGGCTGAGTTCGACGAGGATCATGCTAGGTCCGTTTCCGCAAAGTCATTGCCCTTGTACAGCAACTGAGCACGGTTCGCCTTGGCGCACGCATAAGCAAAGCAATCGCCCATGTTGAGCTTGGCGGGATGACCGGTGCCCTTGCCATAACGGTGATAGGCCTCGATCGCGGTGCGGCTTTCGGTCTGGCCGATCGGGACCAGCCGGACGGCGAAGTCGCTGACGAACGAATCCACCTCGGCGAGAATATTGACGATCGGAACCGTCCTCTTCACGGCGATCGCGCGGGCCGCCTCCCACAGCGAAATGGCCGAGCACAGGACTTCGTCGGCCTCGCCAAAGCGCTGCTCTATGGCAGGCGCATCGGGTTCGTCGGTCATAATCGCGACCATCGCAGAGGCGTCGAGGAACGCGATCAATCTTCATCCTCGTCGTTTAGCGAATCGTAGAACGCTTTGTCGGCTTCGAGCCCGGTCGGTTCGCCCAGCGGATGCGCAGCGCGCCACGCGGCAAAGCGCTCGTGAACGCTCTGGCTCCGCTCCGCTTCGAGCGCCCGTTTGCGATGCACCAGTGCGTCATGGACCGCAGCAGTCTTGCTGCTGCCGAGCAAGGCGGCAACTTCGCGCGCGAGATCTGCAGTATCGTGATTCTTGATGTAGAGCGACGCCATTGGAGCCTCCGGGATATCCTAAAATGTATCGAAGGATATCCCTGCCGTCAATCGGACTTCCCCTCATACGCCTCCACGATGCGCCCGACAATCGGATGGCGCACGACGTCGCCCGAGCCGAACCGGCAGATCGACAGGCCTTCGACGCCCTCCAGCCGCCCGACTGCATCGTTTAACCCGGACGCATTCATGCCGCCCGGAAGGTCGGTCTGCTTGGGGTCACCGCACACCACCATCCGGCTGTTCTCGCCGAAGCGGGTGAGGAACATCTTCATCTGGGCGGGCGTGGTGTTTTGCGCCTCGTCTAGGATGATGAACGCGTCCGCCAGCGTACGGCCGCGCATGAAGGCGATCGGCGCGATCTCGATTTCGCCGCTGGCGATGCGGCGCTCGACCTGTTCAGCCGGCAGGCAATCGTTGAGCGCGTCGTAGAGCGGCCGCAGATACGGATCGACCTTCTCCTTCATGTCGCCCGGCAGGAAGCCGAGTTTCTCGCCTGCCTCGACCGCGGGACGCGACAGAATCAAGCGCTGGATGCTGCCGGTGATGAGCTGCGCGACGGCTTGCGCGACGGCAATATAGGTCTTGCCGGTGCCCGCTGGCCCGAGCGCGAAGATGATGTCGTTGCCCAGCAGTTCGCGCATATAATGCGCTTGCGCCATCGTGCGCGGGACGATCGTCTTCTTGCGCGTGCGGATCATGATCTGCGGTGCCCCACCGCCGCCGCCGGAATCGGCCTGGATGATCCCGGCCAGCGTCGGCTCGCTCGACATCGCGATCACCGCCTCGATCAGCCCGGTATCGACCACTTCTCCGCGCACGATGCGGTTGTAGAGGCCGTGGAGCACGTCGCGTGCCTGCGCGACCGATTCGGCGGTACCCTCCAGCCCGACCTTGTTGCCGCGCGCGGTGATGTAGACGCCGAGGCGGCTTTCGAGCGCGAGCAGGTTTTTGTCGAATTCACCGAACAGTTGCGCCATCAATTGCGGACGGTCGAACACCAATTCGGCCCGGCTGCGATCGCCGGATTGTGCGGGGACGGGCTTGCGGCTCATGCAATTCCTTCGGGCGAAAGAGGGCGTGACGGCGATAGCGGAAGGATGAAGCGGCGGCGCTGGGCGCGGCGAGATGAGGGGGACTGCATCCGGCCCCGAGTTTGGCAGAGCGACCGGCGATAGAATAGCGAAAAGTGCTGTGGCGGCGTCGTTTCGTGCCGTGGAAGCGTCAGCGCCGCAACCCGATCCGCTCAAGCACGATGCGCAGGCCCGACCACAGGATCATCCCCACGCCCGCCGCGATATAGACCCACAGGCCAACCGGATTTCGTTTCCATTGCGGCGGCACGAGATCGGTCGGGGCGGGTTTTGGCATGAGTTTATTGTGGACCGAATGCGGTCGCTTGTCGAGTTTCTTACCGTCTTTCGCATTCGCGGGAGAGGGCTCTAGGCGGAAGGCGCCGCCAACACTCCCAGCATCGAATTCGCGCCTGCTTCGGCGAGCGTTACCGCGACCAGATCACCGATCGCCGCATCGCTGACCAAATGGACCGATTGGAGCCATGGACTCTTGCCGATCAACTGGCCGGGCAGCTTGCCCGTGCGTTCGAGCAGCACCTGGCACGTTCGCCCCACGGTTGCGGCATTGAACGCCGCCTGATCGCGGTTGAGCGCGGCCTGCAGGCGCTGCAGCCGGTCGTCCATCACGTCTTCGGGGACCTGCTCGCCCATCGTTGCGGCGGGGGTGCCGGGGCGCGGGCTGTATTTGAAACTGTAGGCTTGCGCGTAGCCGACGGCCTCCACCAGCGAGAGGGTTTCGAGGAAATCCGCCTCGGTTTCGCCGGGGAAGCCGACGATGAAATCGCCCGACAGTGCGATGTCGGGCCGCGCGGTGCGGACGCGGTCGAGAATGCGCAGGTAGGAGTCGCGCGAATGGCTGCGGTTCATCGCCTTAAGGATGCGGTCGCTGCCCGATTGCACCGGCAAATGCAGGAACGGCATCAGTTTTTCGATGCTCGCATGCGCGTCGATCAACCCTTGCGTCATGTCGTTGGGGTGGCTGGTGGTATAGCGGATGCGGGCGAGGCCCTCGATTTCGTCGAGCTCGGCGATCAGATCGTGCAGGCCTTTGCCCGCATCTTCCCACGCATTCACATTCTGCCCGAGCAGTGTGATTTCGCGCGCCCCCGCATCGACCAGCGCGCGTGCTTCGTCGACGATCTGCCCCCAGCCGCGCGAGACTTCGGCACCGCGCGTATAGGGGACGACGCAATAGGTGCAGAATTTGTCGCATCCCTCCTGCACCGTCAGGAAAGCGCTCGGCGGCACGCGGCGGCGCGCGGGGAGGTGGCCGAACTTCATGTCGACCGGCATGTCGGTATCGAGCGCCGCTTCGCCGCGCGCGGCCTTTGCCACCAGCTCGGGCAGATTGTGATAGGCTTGCGGGCCGACCACGACATCGACCTTGGCGCGCCGCACGATCTCCGCGCCCTCGGCTTGCGCGACGCAACCGGCGATCGCGATCATGGGCGCGCGGCCCTGCTTGGCGGCGTCCTTGCGCAAGCGACCGATGTCCGAATAGACCTTCTCGGTCGCGCGTTCGCGAATGTGGCAGGTGTTGAGCACGACCAGATCGGCATCGGCAGGTGCGACCTGAGTCAGGCCCTGCGCGGCCATCAGTTCGGCCATGCGATCCCCGTCATAGACGTTCATCTGGCAGCCGAACGATTTGACGGCATAGGTTTTGGGCGCGGGTTTCATGATGCGGGCGCTATAGATCGGGGAAGCTATTCCGCCAAATCCTCCCCGGCACGGGGAGGATTTAGAGACTAAGGCTGCGCGTGCCCGGTAAACGGCACCAGCGGCCGCCCGATCGCCGCGACCAATGCTTCTTCAATCCGTCGGCGGCTTTCCGCGGCGATCGCCTTGCGTCCGGTGAAATCGCGCGGGTGAAAGGGCTCAAGGAAGGTCACCGTCACGCGAAACGTGCCCGGCCGGGCGAGCAAGCGCACTGCGTTGTTTTTGCCAGATTCCTCACCGATCCAGGCGATTTCCTCGCTCACCGCGCCATAATCGAGCAGCACCGGCTGGACCAGGATGCCGGGTGGTGGTGGTTCGAGCACCTTGAGCATCGGCGTCTTGAACGGAAAGAGCGAGCGGCCGTCCGTGGTCGTGCCTTCGGGAAAGACCGTGACCGACCAGGTTTCGGCCAGCGCGTCGCGCAGACGATTGATCTGCTCGGCCACGCCGAGCCGGTCCTCGCGCTCGACGAAGACGGTGCGGTTGAGCGTCGCAAGCCAGCCGACCACCGGCGCGTCGCGGATTTCGGCCTTGGCCACGAAGGCGGTGCCGCTCGCGCCGGCAATCGCCAGAATGTCGACCCAACTGATATGATTGGAGATGTAAAAGGCATCGCGCCGGAGCGCCGTCCCCCGCACTTTCACCCGCGCACCGCAAATCCGCGCCGCCGTGCCGAGATAATAGCGCGGCCAGGGCGAGGAAATGTGCAGGATTCGCCACAGATAGTGCGGCGGCACCGTGACGATCAGCGTCAGCGCAAGCAACAGGATGCGCGTCCATAGGCGCAGGAAAGCAAGCCAGCTGAGTGGCGGTGGCGTGCCCGCTGCGGCGGCGGCGCGCGCGTGCGGGCTGATCGGCACCGCGCTTACGCCTTGCGGTCGAGCGCTACGCCGTACAGTTCCATCCGGTGGTCGACCAAGCGGAAGCCCAGGCGTTCGGCAATTGCCTTTTGCAGCTGTTCGAGTTCGGGATCGACGAATTCGATGACCTTGCCGGTCTCGACGTCGATCAGATGATCGTGATGCGCTTCCGGCGCTGGTTCGTAGCGCGAGCGCCCGTCGCCAAAATCATGCCGGTCGAGAATACCGGCCTCTTCGAACAGGCGGACGGTGCGATAGACGGTGGCGATCGAAATGCCGGGGTCGATCGCGGAGGCGCGCTCATAGACCTTTTCGACATCGGGGTGATCCTCGGCATCGGAAAGGACCCGCGCGATCACCTTGCGCTGATCGGTGATGCGGAGCCCCTTTTCCGCACAGAGAGCTTCGAGATCGATCTTTCGCGCCATGGCAGCGGGTGTAGGCGCTTCGCGCTTGTTGCGAAAGAGGAGAGTGACTCGCAATAGCGGCCGCATCACCCTCCCCGGAAGGGGAGGGGATGGGGCGCTCGCTTAGCGAACGACCTTGCGGCGCTTCGTGCCGAGGCCGATCTTCTTGGCCAGCGTCCGGCGCTGTTCGGCATAGTTGGGCGCAACCATCGGATAATCCGCCGGAAGATTCCACTTTGCGCGATATTGCTCGGGCGTCATTTGATAATGCGTCATCAGATGGCGCTTCAGCATCTTCAGCTTCTTGCCATCTTCGAGGCAGACGATGAAGTCGGGCTTGATCGAGGACCGGATCGAAACGGCGGGTTCCTGCTTGGCAACTTCGACAGGTGCCGGGCCACCAAGGCCGCTGAGCGCGCCATGAACATGCGCGATGAGAACCGGAAGATCCGAAACTGCCACGCTGTTGTTGCTGACATGGGCAGCGACGATATCTGCGGTGAGCGCGATCAGGGTCTCCTGAAGCTCGGTCATGGTGTCCATAAGAATCCTTTCACTCCAATTCGGACGGCAATTACACACCGCCATCACGGTGCCTATCATCTTTTAGAGTGATTTACGCAAGACGTATTGTCCCAGATGACAAGAGCTTCACAAAAGCGCGCGGCGATACGTCAAAGCATCGAATGCCTCGCCATTAGCACCGCGATAGTAATGACGCCGTTCGCCGACTTTATCGAACCCGGATGCGCGGTATAGTTTGATCGCGTCATTGCCGTCGCGCACTTCCAGATGCACCGTTCGGGCGCTTTGCAATCCCGCATCGCTGATTACGGAACGCAGCAATGCCGCGCCGACTCCCCGCCGACGAAACGGCTGGGCGGTTGCGAGCAACAACAACTCGGCTTCATCGAGCACGCGACGCGACAACGCAAAGCCCGCCGGCGCGCCGTAGATCTCCGCTATTGTCAGCCACACGCCCGGCATCGCCAACAGTCCAAGGACTTGATTATGCGTCCAGGCTTCGCCGAAGCGCGGGTCGAACGCATCGCGCATCACCCGGTCGACGATCGTCAGATCGGCCACCGCGCCGCTGCGCAAATCGATCCGCACTATCGTGCTCATGCCGCCGCCATCGGCTTTGCATCGGGCGCGCGGCCGTAGATCGGCTTAGGCTCCAGCGTCGTGAAGGCGTGCGGAAGCAAAACCGCGTCGGCGGCATCGGGCAGGGCACCTCGCGGGGCCGTGCGGGGATCATCAAAATTGAGCCAGCGCAGGCCGTCGCCGACGGCATGCATGCCGCCCAGCCGTCGCCGCGCCTCGGCTGGCGCCAGCGACGCGAGGGCCGAAGCCTGGGTCAGGGGCGGCGCTTCGAAAGTCTGCATGAAGACTTCGCCATGCCCGCCCTCCAAAAAGACGGCAAGGGGTCCGCTGACCGCGTCGCGCGCGAACGCACCGGCGGCAAGCACGGCGAGAGAGGAATAGCCCCCCAGCGTCGCGCCCCAGCCGAGCGCCAGGCCGCGCGCCGCCGCCACGCCGACGCGGATGCCTGTGAAACTGCCGGGGCCGCAGTCGACCAGAATGTGCGCCGCGCGCCCGCCATCCGGCAGGCGAGCGATCATCGGGATCAGATGTTCTGCATGGCCGCGCCCGACCGTTTCATGCGCGCGTGCCAGAACCGCGCCGTCCTCGATCAGCGCGACCGAACACGCCGCCGTCGCGGTTTCGATGACCAAAGTGCGCAAGCGGGGGGTGTGCAAACCGGATCAGGCGACGCTGTTGAACTTGCCGAAATCGGGCCGCGGCGATCGGCCGTAGATCGTCGCCGGGTCGCCATGCCCAAGCGTCGAGATGAAGTTGACCGTCACCGAGGGCGTATCGGCGAAGAAAGCGGCGTTGACCTTGGCCGCATCCAAGCCCGACATCGGCCCG
Above is a genomic segment from Sphingomonas sp. HMP6 containing:
- a CDS encoding hemolysin family protein, producing the protein MSEGHSTSGTASHLGGAQHSETSIWRSFRSWISGGAQDDSLRATLEDAIDAHEDDPAPDNKGDLSPLERTMVRNLLHFGERDAGDVGVPRADIVAVEERTSFADLVKIFAGATHSRLPVYRGELDTIIGMIHLRDVFKIIATDAPYPDDWSSLIREPLYVPMSRGALDLLADMRTKRVHLAIVLDEYFGTEGLVTIEDLIEEIVGDIEDEHDAATTALLNPLDGGAWAADARAELEDVGEIIDPRLAEVDGDIDTIGGLAAVLAGHVPQVGECIVHDSGWTLEIVAANTRRVLSLRLHPPKPEPEGD
- the ybeY gene encoding rRNA maturation RNase YbeY, which encodes MILVELSQEDIWPPHDWDTLATRAATAAISRTPHGELATGPASVEISIRLTDDAEVQTLNAQYRQKDKPTNVLSFPMVQADLLDTIGQNSDDGEVLLGDIVLAFETCAREAAEKGITLHDHATHLIVHGTLHLLGYDHMVGMEAEAMEAIEIDALAALGLADPYLLEED
- a CDS encoding type II toxin-antitoxin system VapC family toxin, translated to MIAFLDASAMVAIMTDEPDAPAIEQRFGEADEVLCSAISLWEAARAIAVKRTVPIVNILAEVDSFVSDFAVRLVPIGQTESRTAIEAYHRYGKGTGHPAKLNMGDCFAYACAKANRAQLLYKGNDFAETDLA
- a CDS encoding type II toxin-antitoxin system VapB family antitoxin — encoded protein: MASLYIKNHDTADLAREVAALLGSSKTAAVHDALVHRKRALEAERSQSVHERFAAWRAAHPLGEPTGLEADKAFYDSLNDEDED
- a CDS encoding PhoH family protein; translated protein: MSRKPVPAQSGDRSRAELVFDRPQLMAQLFGEFDKNLLALESRLGVYITARGNKVGLEGTAESVAQARDVLHGLYNRIVRGEVVDTGLIEAVIAMSSEPTLAGIIQADSGGGGGAPQIMIRTRKKTIVPRTMAQAHYMRELLGNDIIFALGPAGTGKTYIAVAQAVAQLITGSIQRLILSRPAVEAGEKLGFLPGDMKEKVDPYLRPLYDALNDCLPAEQVERRIASGEIEIAPIAFMRGRTLADAFIILDEAQNTTPAQMKMFLTRFGENSRMVVCGDPKQTDLPGGMNASGLNDAVGRLEGVEGLSICRFGSGDVVRHPIVGRIVEAYEGKSD
- the miaB gene encoding tRNA (N6-isopentenyl adenosine(37)-C2)-methylthiotransferase MiaB, coding for MKPAPKTYAVKSFGCQMNVYDGDRMAELMAAQGLTQVAPADADLVVLNTCHIRERATEKVYSDIGRLRKDAAKQGRAPMIAIAGCVAQAEGAEIVRRAKVDVVVGPQAYHNLPELVAKAARGEAALDTDMPVDMKFGHLPARRRVPPSAFLTVQEGCDKFCTYCVVPYTRGAEVSRGWGQIVDEARALVDAGAREITLLGQNVNAWEDAGKGLHDLIAELDEIEGLARIRYTTSHPNDMTQGLIDAHASIEKLMPFLHLPVQSGSDRILKAMNRSHSRDSYLRILDRVRTARPDIALSGDFIVGFPGETEADFLETLSLVEAVGYAQAYSFKYSPRPGTPAATMGEQVPEDVMDDRLQRLQAALNRDQAAFNAATVGRTCQVLLERTGKLPGQLIGKSPWLQSVHLVSDAAIGDLVAVTLAEAGANSMLGVLAAPSA
- a CDS encoding lysophospholipid acyltransferase family protein; its protein translation is MPISPHARAAAAAGTPPPLSWLAFLRLWTRILLLALTLIVTVPPHYLWRILHISSPWPRYYLGTAARICGARVKVRGTALRRDAFYISNHISWVDILAIAGASGTAFVAKAEIRDAPVVGWLATLNRTVFVEREDRLGVAEQINRLRDALAETWSVTVFPEGTTTDGRSLFPFKTPMLKVLEPPPPGILVQPVLLDYGAVSEEIAWIGEESGKNNAVRLLARPGTFRVTVTFLEPFHPRDFTGRKAIAAESRRRIEEALVAAIGRPLVPFTGHAQP
- a CDS encoding Fur family transcriptional regulator, with amino-acid sequence MARKIDLEALCAEKGLRITDQRKVIARVLSDAEDHPDVEKVYERASAIDPGISIATVYRTVRLFEEAGILDRHDFGDGRSRYEPAPEAHHDHLIDVETGKVIEFVDPELEQLQKAIAERLGFRLVDHRMELYGVALDRKA
- a CDS encoding MucR family transcriptional regulator translates to MDTMTELQETLIALTADIVAAHVSNNSVAVSDLPVLIAHVHGALSGLGGPAPVEVAKQEPAVSIRSSIKPDFIVCLEDGKKLKMLKRHLMTHYQMTPEQYRAKWNLPADYPMVAPNYAEQRRTLAKKIGLGTKRRKVVR
- a CDS encoding GNAT family N-acetyltransferase, giving the protein MSTIVRIDLRSGAVADLTIVDRVMRDAFDPRFGEAWTHNQVLGLLAMPGVWLTIAEIYGAPAGFALSRRVLDEAELLLLATAQPFRRRGVGAALLRSVISDAGLQSARTVHLEVRDGNDAIKLYRASGFDKVGERRHYYRGANGEAFDALTYRRALL
- the tsaB gene encoding tRNA (adenosine(37)-N6)-threonylcarbamoyltransferase complex dimerization subunit type 1 TsaB; its protein translation is MRTLVIETATAACSVALIEDGAVLARAHETVGRGHAEHLIPMIARLPDGGRAAHILVDCGPGSFTGIRVGVAAARGLALGWGATLGGYSSLAVLAAGAFARDAVSGPLAVFLEGGHGEVFMQTFEAPPLTQASALASLAPAEARRRLGGMHAVGDGLRWLNFDDPRTAPRGALPDAADAVLLPHAFTTLEPKPIYGRAPDAKPMAAA